Proteins from a genomic interval of Trifolium pratense cultivar HEN17-A07 linkage group LG6, ARS_RC_1.1, whole genome shotgun sequence:
- the LOC123888555 gene encoding F-box protein At4g02760-like isoform X4, which produces MRLVMDTVEEEFVEIPIPIPSSTSSSSMAKRPCPSQNPRMELENLLYQFLSLSDRPSLSLDLSFENLLQSMPPDTDLIDRALKMGSLLLDAAKHSSRKRASNHNSIVWPLPPDLTFKIFSMLDTQSLCYVSAACSFFSKCAKDPLCYENLDLTTLVPKVNNAVVATMIQRAGKALRSLKLGVVPATACSPGFCQPMVSTIRKAIVEAPNFSWNDKRSRQGRESSVLTRCCLSPLSGDGGAPGALLRKLHLYNIERMDSTSLCGALSACPSLLDLEIVGIHVELRQTLMSVSANCHLIERLFFESSRTGRDDSLKAQTCSELVNNCPNLTSLSLRGFKLHDCKVRILVKGFRKLKYVDFSSSYSITGNFLRNLGNCNGGNLLEVLILRDCMHLKEMEVIRFLTAILAGDFKLLMHLDISNREGLACEADWYHSNMPIKQVLEARPDMRLVAEYPSEGSYAETFDAEMNSDISLQFSSPTSDGSIFMSTSESSYNSDHGSGNEEGQDAVIYGESSDEDNNMNL; this is translated from the exons ATGCGGTTGGTTATGGATACGGTTGAAGAAGAATTTGTTGAGATTCCAATTCCAATTCCATCATCTACTTCTTCATCATCAATGGCGAAAAGACCTTGTCCATCTCAAAACCCTAGAATGGAACTCGAAAATCTCCTCTACCAATTCCTCTCCCTTTCCGATCGTCCTTCTCTCTCTCTCGATCTCTCCTTCGAGAATCTTCTTCAATCAATGCCTCCTGATACCGATCTCATCGATCGCGCTCTCAAAATGGGATCTCTACTTCTTGATGCTGCCAAACACTCCTCACGCAAACGCGCTTCTAATCATAATTCAATTGTTTGGCCTCTCCCTCCTGATCTCACTTTCAAG ATCTTCTCGATGCTTGATACTCAGAGTCTGTGCTATGTATCTGCTGCTTGTTCGTTTTTTAGCAAATGTGCTAAAGATCCTTTGTGTTATGAGAATCTTGATTTGACAACACTTGTTCCTAAGGTTAACAATGCAGTAGTTGCTACTATGATTCAGCGAGCTGGAAAGGCACTAAG gtcTCTTAAACTTGGTGTTGTCCCTGCTACTGCTTGTTCTCCTGGATTTTGTCAACCAATGGTTTCTACCATCAGAAAGGCTATTGTAGAGGCCCCTAACTTTTCATGGAATGATAAGAGATCTCGCCAAGGGAGAGAGTCATCCGTTCTTACAAGATGCTGTTTAAGCCCTTTAAGTGGGGATGGTGGTGCACCAGG GGCTCTTTTGAGAAAGTTACACCTGTACAATATTGAGAGAATGGACAGCACATCCCTTTGTGGTGCATTGTCGGCGTGCCCATCTCTCCTTGATCTGGAAATTGTCGGAAT cCATGTTGAACTGAGGCAAACATTAATGTCAGTAAGTGCAAACTGCCACCTGATTGAGCGTTTGTTTTTTGAGTCTTCAAGAACAG GTAGAGATGACAGCTTGAAAGCGCAAACCTGTTCTGAGCTAGTAAACAATTGTCCTAATCTAACTTCTTTATCTCTTCGAGGGTTTAAGCTACATGATTGTAAAGTTCGTATACTGGTTAAG GGATTTCGGAAACTGAAATATGTTGATTTTTCATCATCATATTCAATCACAGGAAATTTCTTAAG GAACCTTGGAAACTGCAATGGTGGGAATTTGCTCGAGGTCCTAATTCTAAGGGATTGCATGCATCTCAAAGAG ATGGAAGTTATTAGGTTTTTGACAGCAATTCTTGCAGGAGATTTCAAATTGCTTATGCATCTT GACATATCCAATAGGGAAGGCCTAGCATGTGAGGCTGACTGGTACCACAG TAATATGCCTATCAAGCAGGTTTTGGAAGCAAGGCCTGATATGCGATTGGTGGCTGAATATCCATCCGAAGGAAG CTACGCCGAGACATTTGATGCTGAAATGAATAGTGATATAAGTCTGCAATTCAGCAGCCCTACATCAGATGGATCAATTTTTATGAGTACATCTGAAAGCAGCTACAACAGTGACCATGGTAGTGGCAATGAGGAAGGACAAGATGCGGTGATTTATGGGGAAAGTTCAGATGAGGACAACAATATGAACCTGTAA
- the LOC123888555 gene encoding F-box protein At4g02760-like isoform X3 translates to MRLVMDTVEEEFVEIPIPIPSSTSSSSMAKRPCPSQNPRMELENLLYQFLSLSDRPSLSLDLSFENLLQSMPPDTDLIDRALKMGSLLLDAAKHSSRKRASNHNSIVWPLPPDLTFKIFSMLDTQSLCYVSAACSFFSKCAKDPLCYENLDLTTLVPKVNNAVVATMIQRAGKALRSLKLGVVPATACSPGFCQPMVSTIRKAIVEAPNFSWNDKRSRQGRESSVLTRCCLSPLSGDGGAPGALLRKLHLYNIERMDSTSLCGALSACPSLLDLEIVGIHVELRQTLMSVSANCHLIERLFFESSRTGRDDSLKAQTCSELVNNCPNLTSLSLRGFKLHDCKVRILVKGFRKLKYVDFSSSYSITGNFLRNLGNCNGGNLLEVLILRDCMHLKEMEVIRFLTAILAGDFKLLMHLDISNREGLACEADWYHSSNMPIKQVLEARPDMRLVAEYPSEGSYAETFDAEMNSDISLQFSSPTSDGSIFMSTSESSYNSDHGSGNEEGQDAVIYGESSDEDNNMNL, encoded by the exons ATGCGGTTGGTTATGGATACGGTTGAAGAAGAATTTGTTGAGATTCCAATTCCAATTCCATCATCTACTTCTTCATCATCAATGGCGAAAAGACCTTGTCCATCTCAAAACCCTAGAATGGAACTCGAAAATCTCCTCTACCAATTCCTCTCCCTTTCCGATCGTCCTTCTCTCTCTCTCGATCTCTCCTTCGAGAATCTTCTTCAATCAATGCCTCCTGATACCGATCTCATCGATCGCGCTCTCAAAATGGGATCTCTACTTCTTGATGCTGCCAAACACTCCTCACGCAAACGCGCTTCTAATCATAATTCAATTGTTTGGCCTCTCCCTCCTGATCTCACTTTCAAG ATCTTCTCGATGCTTGATACTCAGAGTCTGTGCTATGTATCTGCTGCTTGTTCGTTTTTTAGCAAATGTGCTAAAGATCCTTTGTGTTATGAGAATCTTGATTTGACAACACTTGTTCCTAAGGTTAACAATGCAGTAGTTGCTACTATGATTCAGCGAGCTGGAAAGGCACTAAG gtcTCTTAAACTTGGTGTTGTCCCTGCTACTGCTTGTTCTCCTGGATTTTGTCAACCAATGGTTTCTACCATCAGAAAGGCTATTGTAGAGGCCCCTAACTTTTCATGGAATGATAAGAGATCTCGCCAAGGGAGAGAGTCATCCGTTCTTACAAGATGCTGTTTAAGCCCTTTAAGTGGGGATGGTGGTGCACCAGG GGCTCTTTTGAGAAAGTTACACCTGTACAATATTGAGAGAATGGACAGCACATCCCTTTGTGGTGCATTGTCGGCGTGCCCATCTCTCCTTGATCTGGAAATTGTCGGAAT cCATGTTGAACTGAGGCAAACATTAATGTCAGTAAGTGCAAACTGCCACCTGATTGAGCGTTTGTTTTTTGAGTCTTCAAGAACAG GTAGAGATGACAGCTTGAAAGCGCAAACCTGTTCTGAGCTAGTAAACAATTGTCCTAATCTAACTTCTTTATCTCTTCGAGGGTTTAAGCTACATGATTGTAAAGTTCGTATACTGGTTAAG GGATTTCGGAAACTGAAATATGTTGATTTTTCATCATCATATTCAATCACAGGAAATTTCTTAAG GAACCTTGGAAACTGCAATGGTGGGAATTTGCTCGAGGTCCTAATTCTAAGGGATTGCATGCATCTCAAAGAG ATGGAAGTTATTAGGTTTTTGACAGCAATTCTTGCAGGAGATTTCAAATTGCTTATGCATCTT GACATATCCAATAGGGAAGGCCTAGCATGTGAGGCTGACTGGTACCACAG CAGTAATATGCCTATCAAGCAGGTTTTGGAAGCAAGGCCTGATATGCGATTGGTGGCTGAATATCCATCCGAAGGAAG CTACGCCGAGACATTTGATGCTGAAATGAATAGTGATATAAGTCTGCAATTCAGCAGCCCTACATCAGATGGATCAATTTTTATGAGTACATCTGAAAGCAGCTACAACAGTGACCATGGTAGTGGCAATGAGGAAGGACAAGATGCGGTGATTTATGGGGAAAGTTCAGATGAGGACAACAATATGAACCTGTAA
- the LOC123888555 gene encoding F-box protein At4g02760-like isoform X1 — protein MRLVMDTVEEEFVEIPIPIPSSTSSSSMAKRPCPSQNPRMELENLLYQFLSLSDRPSLSLDLSFENLLQSMPPDTDLIDRALKMGSLLLDAAKHSSRKRASNHNSIVWPLPPDLTFKIFSMLDTQSLCYVSAACSFFSKCAKDPLCYENLDLTTLVPKVNNAVVATMIQRAGKALRSLKLGVVPATACSPGFCQPMVSTIRKAIVEAPNFSWNDKRSRQGRESSVLTRCCLSPLSGDGGAPGALLRKLHLYNIERMDSTSLCGALSACPSLLDLEIVGIHVELRQTLMSVSANCHLIERLFFESSRTGRDDSLKAQTCSELVNNCPNLTSLSLRGFKLHDCKVRILVKGFRKLKYVDFSSSYSITGNFLRNLGNCNGGNLLEVLILRDCMHLKEMEVIRFLTAILAGDFKLLMHLDISNREGLACEADWYHRCYSSNNMPIKQVLEARPDMRLVAEYPSEGSYAETFDAEMNSDISLQFSSPTSDGSIFMSTSESSYNSDHGSGNEEGQDAVIYGESSDEDNNMNL, from the exons ATGCGGTTGGTTATGGATACGGTTGAAGAAGAATTTGTTGAGATTCCAATTCCAATTCCATCATCTACTTCTTCATCATCAATGGCGAAAAGACCTTGTCCATCTCAAAACCCTAGAATGGAACTCGAAAATCTCCTCTACCAATTCCTCTCCCTTTCCGATCGTCCTTCTCTCTCTCTCGATCTCTCCTTCGAGAATCTTCTTCAATCAATGCCTCCTGATACCGATCTCATCGATCGCGCTCTCAAAATGGGATCTCTACTTCTTGATGCTGCCAAACACTCCTCACGCAAACGCGCTTCTAATCATAATTCAATTGTTTGGCCTCTCCCTCCTGATCTCACTTTCAAG ATCTTCTCGATGCTTGATACTCAGAGTCTGTGCTATGTATCTGCTGCTTGTTCGTTTTTTAGCAAATGTGCTAAAGATCCTTTGTGTTATGAGAATCTTGATTTGACAACACTTGTTCCTAAGGTTAACAATGCAGTAGTTGCTACTATGATTCAGCGAGCTGGAAAGGCACTAAG gtcTCTTAAACTTGGTGTTGTCCCTGCTACTGCTTGTTCTCCTGGATTTTGTCAACCAATGGTTTCTACCATCAGAAAGGCTATTGTAGAGGCCCCTAACTTTTCATGGAATGATAAGAGATCTCGCCAAGGGAGAGAGTCATCCGTTCTTACAAGATGCTGTTTAAGCCCTTTAAGTGGGGATGGTGGTGCACCAGG GGCTCTTTTGAGAAAGTTACACCTGTACAATATTGAGAGAATGGACAGCACATCCCTTTGTGGTGCATTGTCGGCGTGCCCATCTCTCCTTGATCTGGAAATTGTCGGAAT cCATGTTGAACTGAGGCAAACATTAATGTCAGTAAGTGCAAACTGCCACCTGATTGAGCGTTTGTTTTTTGAGTCTTCAAGAACAG GTAGAGATGACAGCTTGAAAGCGCAAACCTGTTCTGAGCTAGTAAACAATTGTCCTAATCTAACTTCTTTATCTCTTCGAGGGTTTAAGCTACATGATTGTAAAGTTCGTATACTGGTTAAG GGATTTCGGAAACTGAAATATGTTGATTTTTCATCATCATATTCAATCACAGGAAATTTCTTAAG GAACCTTGGAAACTGCAATGGTGGGAATTTGCTCGAGGTCCTAATTCTAAGGGATTGCATGCATCTCAAAGAG ATGGAAGTTATTAGGTTTTTGACAGCAATTCTTGCAGGAGATTTCAAATTGCTTATGCATCTT GACATATCCAATAGGGAAGGCCTAGCATGTGAGGCTGACTGGTACCACAGGTGCTACAGCTCTAA TAATATGCCTATCAAGCAGGTTTTGGAAGCAAGGCCTGATATGCGATTGGTGGCTGAATATCCATCCGAAGGAAG CTACGCCGAGACATTTGATGCTGAAATGAATAGTGATATAAGTCTGCAATTCAGCAGCCCTACATCAGATGGATCAATTTTTATGAGTACATCTGAAAGCAGCTACAACAGTGACCATGGTAGTGGCAATGAGGAAGGACAAGATGCGGTGATTTATGGGGAAAGTTCAGATGAGGACAACAATATGAACCTGTAA
- the LOC123888555 gene encoding F-box protein At4g02760-like isoform X2: MRLVMDTVEEEFVEIPIPIPSSTSSSSMAKRPCPSQNPRMELENLLYQFLSLSDRPSLSLDLSFENLLQSMPPDTDLIDRALKMGSLLLDAAKHSSRKRASNHNSIVWPLPPDLTFKIFSMLDTQSLCYVSAACSFFSKCAKDPLCYENLDLTTLVPKVNNAVVATMIQRAGKALRSLKLGVVPATACSPGFCQPMVSTIRKAIVEAPNFSWNDKRSRQGRESSVLTRCCLSPLSGDGGAPGALLRKLHLYNIERMDSTSLCGALSACPSLLDLEIVGIHVELRQTLMSVSANCHLIERLFFESSRTGRDDSLKAQTCSELVNNCPNLTSLSLRGFKLHDCKVRILVKGFRKLKYVDFSSSYSITGNFLRNLGNCNGGNLLEVLILRDCMHLKEMEVIRFLTAILAGDFKLLMHLDISNREGLACEADWYHRCYSSNSNMPIKQVLEARPDMRLVAEYPSEGSYAETFDAEMNSDISLQFSSPTSDGSIFMSTSESSYNSDHGSGNEEGQDAVIYGESSDEDNNMNL; the protein is encoded by the exons ATGCGGTTGGTTATGGATACGGTTGAAGAAGAATTTGTTGAGATTCCAATTCCAATTCCATCATCTACTTCTTCATCATCAATGGCGAAAAGACCTTGTCCATCTCAAAACCCTAGAATGGAACTCGAAAATCTCCTCTACCAATTCCTCTCCCTTTCCGATCGTCCTTCTCTCTCTCTCGATCTCTCCTTCGAGAATCTTCTTCAATCAATGCCTCCTGATACCGATCTCATCGATCGCGCTCTCAAAATGGGATCTCTACTTCTTGATGCTGCCAAACACTCCTCACGCAAACGCGCTTCTAATCATAATTCAATTGTTTGGCCTCTCCCTCCTGATCTCACTTTCAAG ATCTTCTCGATGCTTGATACTCAGAGTCTGTGCTATGTATCTGCTGCTTGTTCGTTTTTTAGCAAATGTGCTAAAGATCCTTTGTGTTATGAGAATCTTGATTTGACAACACTTGTTCCTAAGGTTAACAATGCAGTAGTTGCTACTATGATTCAGCGAGCTGGAAAGGCACTAAG gtcTCTTAAACTTGGTGTTGTCCCTGCTACTGCTTGTTCTCCTGGATTTTGTCAACCAATGGTTTCTACCATCAGAAAGGCTATTGTAGAGGCCCCTAACTTTTCATGGAATGATAAGAGATCTCGCCAAGGGAGAGAGTCATCCGTTCTTACAAGATGCTGTTTAAGCCCTTTAAGTGGGGATGGTGGTGCACCAGG GGCTCTTTTGAGAAAGTTACACCTGTACAATATTGAGAGAATGGACAGCACATCCCTTTGTGGTGCATTGTCGGCGTGCCCATCTCTCCTTGATCTGGAAATTGTCGGAAT cCATGTTGAACTGAGGCAAACATTAATGTCAGTAAGTGCAAACTGCCACCTGATTGAGCGTTTGTTTTTTGAGTCTTCAAGAACAG GTAGAGATGACAGCTTGAAAGCGCAAACCTGTTCTGAGCTAGTAAACAATTGTCCTAATCTAACTTCTTTATCTCTTCGAGGGTTTAAGCTACATGATTGTAAAGTTCGTATACTGGTTAAG GGATTTCGGAAACTGAAATATGTTGATTTTTCATCATCATATTCAATCACAGGAAATTTCTTAAG GAACCTTGGAAACTGCAATGGTGGGAATTTGCTCGAGGTCCTAATTCTAAGGGATTGCATGCATCTCAAAGAG ATGGAAGTTATTAGGTTTTTGACAGCAATTCTTGCAGGAGATTTCAAATTGCTTATGCATCTT GACATATCCAATAGGGAAGGCCTAGCATGTGAGGCTGACTGGTACCACAGGTGCTACAGCTCTAA CAGTAATATGCCTATCAAGCAGGTTTTGGAAGCAAGGCCTGATATGCGATTGGTGGCTGAATATCCATCCGAAGGAAG CTACGCCGAGACATTTGATGCTGAAATGAATAGTGATATAAGTCTGCAATTCAGCAGCCCTACATCAGATGGATCAATTTTTATGAGTACATCTGAAAGCAGCTACAACAGTGACCATGGTAGTGGCAATGAGGAAGGACAAGATGCGGTGATTTATGGGGAAAGTTCAGATGAGGACAACAATATGAACCTGTAA